A window of Desulfobulbus oralis genomic DNA:
CAGAAGGCGAACCGGGATCTGCGGGACTATGACGATCAGGGGCCTTTGGTGGCGGCGAGCCAGGCAGGGTGCCTGGGTTTTGTCTACATCTACAGCGGGAATGAGCTGAGCCTGATCAGGACAGTCTGGGGCGGGAGCTGCGTTTCAGCTACAGCGGGGGCGGGGTGGGCGTGCAGGGCGGTGTGGCACGGGTTGTTCGGGAGCAGGGGTCTGGCTGTTCGGCCTGCGGCGAGGAAACGGGTTCTTCCTGCGAGTACGGCGGCCGGCAGCAGACGGCCAGGGTGAGGGACGGCAAAGGGGGGATCACCAGCTCCAGCCATGTCGACCAGGGCAATCTGAGCAGACTGGTCCGGCGCGGCTCTGGGTATGGAGGCGATCAATGCGGGCTGGAACTACAGCCAGCCAGTCGGGTTCAGGGCACGGGATCGGGCCAGCGGTCTTTCTGCACCTGCTGACCGGCCCCTTCCAGGAGCTCCAGCAGTTCGCGCGCGCTTTGCCGCAGGAGTGGATGCTGCCAGTCCGGCAGGATTTCGGCCAGTGGCGCCAGCACAAAGAGTCGTTCGGCCAGGCGGGGATGGGGGAGGGTCAGAGTGGCCGTCTGCCGGCAAAGCCCGCCAAAAAAAAGCAGATCCAGATCCAGGGGCCGGTCCTGATGACCAGGGGCCTTGGGATCGCGTCTGCGGCCGTGGCGGGCCTCCAGCGTCAGCAGCAGTTGCAGGAGCTCGGAAGGATTCAGCCCTGATCCAATCAGGGCAACGGCGTTGACAAACTCGCCCTTGGACTGCATGTCCAGGGGCCTGGAACGCCAGGGGGAAGAAAGGGCAAGCGGCTGGATAGCCGGTATCGCGCCGAGTTCCTGCCAGGCAGCCAGCAGTGTCGCGGCCTTTGGGCCCAGATTGGCGCCCATGCCGATGCCGGCCAGCGAAAGGGCGGGACTGCCGCCACAGGCAGCGGACGGCAGTCCCTGTTTGGCAGCGGTCAATCGTTCAGACCCAGCACGTCGAACATGCTGTACATGCCCTTGGGTCTGCCCTTGACCCAGGCCGCAGCCCGGACGGCGCCACGGGCAAAGTTGTCACGGCTTGAGGCCTTGTGGGTCAGTTCCAGCCGCTCGCCCTGGCCGACAAAGTACACCGTGTGCTCGCCCACGATGTCGCCGCCGCGAATGGCCTGAATACCGATTTCCGCATCGGTGCGCGCGCCAATGATGCCGTTGCGCTCCCGCACCGCCACTTCGTCGAAATTGCGCTCCAGGCCCCGGGCCGCCATCCTGCCCAGGGTAATGGCCGTACCCGAAGGCGCGTCCTTTTTCAGGCGGTGGTGCAGCTCCAGAATCTCCACGTCA
This region includes:
- the folK gene encoding 2-amino-4-hydroxy-6-hydroxymethyldihydropteridine diphosphokinase — encoded protein: MTAAKQGLPSAACGGSPALSLAGIGMGANLGPKAATLLAAWQELGAIPAIQPLALSSPWRSRPLDMQSKGEFVNAVALIGSGLNPSELLQLLLTLEARHGRRRDPKAPGHQDRPLDLDLLFFGGLCRQTATLTLPHPRLAERLFVLAPLAEILPDWQHPLLRQSARELLELLEGAGQQVQKDRWPDPVP